The following coding sequences lie in one Sesamum indicum cultivar Zhongzhi No. 13 linkage group LG9, S_indicum_v1.0, whole genome shotgun sequence genomic window:
- the LOC105170729 gene encoding protein ENHANCED DISEASE RESISTANCE 2, protein MGVSQSDGGRMEGWLYLIRSNRIGLQYSRKRYFVLQDHLLKSFKSVPLSPHEDPVRSAIIDSCIRVTDNGRESIHRKVIFIFTLYNTSNHNDQLKLGANSPEEAAKWIQSFQESALKPNQNQGDFEFATREPESLRLNCSSKHSHSIDWTAYSSSVSDAMTSDVVAPSPWKIFGCRNGLRLFKEAKDKEHHGKWDDHPAIMAVGVVDGTSEAIFQTLMSLGPSRSEWDFCFYKGSVIEHLDGHTDIVHKILYRHWLPWGMKRRDLLLRRYWRREDDGTYVILYHSVFHQKCPPKRGYVRACLKSGGYVISPVNQGKRSVVKHMLAIDWKFWRSYLQTSSARSITISMLGRLAALRELFKAKVDCSSPDFSSGELMSNNSIQQCKKELKVEVQTRVENGQNWEDVEEETVKTPSERSSLVGLHDASDEFFDVSEPLDYDQSENGWPSDFGSEVYSQDARQPKLSTAAVFVKRLHELAVQKKGYVDLHEMAREDSLSCKYGCTLPKDPTCNLLCSWTETDPSTFLIRGKTYLDDRKKIKAKGTLMEMVGADWLRSDKREDDLGGRPGGIVQKYAAKGGPEFFFIVNIQVPGSTTYNLALYYMMSTPIEDAPLLESFVKGDDAYRNSRFKLIPYISKGSWIVKQSVGKKACLVGQALEINYFHGKNYLELGIDIGSSTVARGVVSLVLGYLNNLVIEMAFLVQANTPEELPEYLIGTCRLNHLDVSKSVLVKP, encoded by the exons ATGGGGGTTTCACAGAGTGATGGTGGAAGAATGGAGGGGTGGTTGTATTTGATACGCTCCAATCGGATTGGGCTTCAGTATTCAAGGAAACGCTACTTTGTTCTTCAAGATCACTTACTCAAGAGTTTCAAATCTGTCCCACTTTCCCCTCACGAG GATCCTGTTAGAAGTGCAATTATTGATTCGTGCATAAGGGTGACTGACAATGGGAGAGAGAGCATTCACAGGAAG gtcattttcatttttactctTTATAACACTTCTAATCACAACGATCAACTGAAG CTGGGAGCAAACAGCCCTGAAGAAGCTGCAAAATGGATTCAGTCCTTCCAGGAATCAGCTTTAAAG CCAAACCAGAATCAAGGAGATTTTGAGTTTGCCACACGTGAACCAGAGTCATTGAG GCTAAACTGTTCCAGTAAGCATTCTCATTCCATTGACTGGACTGCCTACTCATCCTCAGTCAGTGATGCAATGACATCTGATGTTGTTGCACCATCACCTTGGAAAATCTTTGGTTGCCGGAATG gTCTCCGATTATTTAAGGAAGCTAAAGATAAAGAACATCATGGAAAG TGGGATGATCATCCCGCAATAATGGCCGTTGGTGTAGTTGATGGAACTTCAGAGGCTATTTTCCAAACACTCATGTCTCTTGGTCCTTCAAGATCAGA GTGGGACTTCTGTTTCTACAAGGGTTCTGTGATTGAACATCTTGATGGTCACACTGATATAGTTCACAAGATCCTCTATCGTCATTGGCTTCCTTG GGGTATGAAACGAAGGGATCTTCTGTTACGGCGCTATTGGAGAAGGGAGGATGATGGTACATATG TGATTCTGTACCATTCTGTGTTTCATCAGAAGTGTCCGCCTAAAAGGGGTTATGTACGCGCCTGCCTTAAAA GTGGTGGATATGTTATATCTCCCGTGAATCAAGGAAAGCGTTCTGTAGTGAAGCACATGCTTGCTATCGATTGGAAATTTTGGAGATCTTATTTACAGACATCCTCAGCCAGATCAATAACAATAAGCATGCTAGGGAGACTTGCTG CCTTGCGGGAGCTGTTTAAAGCAAAAGTAGATTGTTCATCACCTGATTTCTCATCAGGTGAGCTAATGAGCAATAATAGCATACAGCAATGTAAAAAGGAGCTGAAAGTTGAAGTTCAAACTAGAGTGGAAAATGGACAAAATTGGGAGGATGTGGAGGAAGAAACAGTTAAAACACCCTCTGAACGCTCCAGTCTTGTGGGATTACATGATGCATCAGATGAATTCTTTGATGTCTCAGAGCCACTGGATTATGATCAATCAGAAAATGGTTGGCCTTCTGACTTCGGTTCAGAAGTTTATTCTCAG GATGCACGCCAACCCAAACTGTCGACTGCTGCTGTCTTTGTGAAAAGGCTGCATGAACTTGCAG TTCAGAAGAAGGGTTATGTCGACTTGCATGAGATGGCAAGGGAAGACAGTCTGTCATGCAAATACGGATGCACTCTTCCAAAGGATCCAACCTGTAATTTGCTCTGCAGTTGGACAGAAACAGACCCCTCGACATTTCTTATTCGTGGAAAGACTTATTTGGATGACAGAAAGAAG ATTAAGGCAAAAGGCACATTGATGGAAATGGTAGGTGCTGACTGGTTGAGATCTGACAAGAGAGAAGATGATCTTGGGGGACGGCCTGGGGGCATAGTTCAG AAATATGCGGCCAAGGGGGGTCCAGAGTTCTTCTTTATTGTGAACATACAG GTACCAGGCTCAACAACGTATAACCTTGCGTTATACTATATGATGAGTACTCCTATAGAAGATGCTCCCTTGCTTGAGAGCTTTGTCAAAGGAGATGATGCTTATAGAAATTCAAGGTTCAAGCTTATACCGTATATATCTAAG GGTTCGTGGATAGTGAAGCAGAGTGTTGGGAAAAAGGCATGCCTGGTCGGTCAAGCATTAGaaattaactattttcatGGGAAAAACTACCTGGAG CTTGGGATCGATATTGGCTCATCAACTGTTGCAAGGGGGGTGGTCAGCCTCGTTCTGGGTTACCTTAACAATCTGGTTATTGAGATGGCATTCTTAGTACAG GCTAATACACCAGAAGAGCTACCCGAATATCTTATTGGAACCTGTCGTCTGAACCACCTGGATGTCTCTAAATCGGTACTAGTAAAACCATAA
- the LOC105170730 gene encoding uncharacterized membrane protein At1g06890: protein MGEMSGFQLGVIGALFLSVASSVSIVICNKALMSNLGFPFATTLTSWHLMVTYCSLHVALRLNFFENKPIDMKTVILFGILNGVSIGFLNLSLGFNSIGFYQMTKLAIIPFTVLLETLFLKKQFSQNIKLSLSVLLLGVGIASVTDLQLNFVGTILSLLAIITTCVGQILTNTIQKRLNVSSTQLLYQSAPFQAAVLFVSGPFLDQCLTKQNVFAYKYSPIVLGFIVLSCLIAVFVNFSTFLVIGKTSPVTYQVLGHLKTCLVLAFGYTLLHDPFTTRNIIGILIAIVGMGLYSYFCTNETKRKQDGDISSLSQIKERDSTPLLVSHQDKESKDSLV, encoded by the exons ATGGGAGAGATGTCAGGCTTCCAGTTGGGTGTGATTGGTGCATTGTTTCTTTCCGTCGCGTCGTCGGTGTCCATAGTCATCTGCAACAAGGCCCTCATGAGCAATCTTGGTTTCCCATTTG CCACAACGCTTACTAGTTGGCACTTGATGGTAACGTACTGCAGTCTTCATGTGGCGTTGCGcttaaatttctttgaaaacAAGCCGATCGACATGAAGACGGTCATCCTCTTTGGCATTCTAAACGGCGTTTCCATTGGATTCCTCAACCTCAGCTTGGGATTCAACTCCATCGGGTTCTACCAG ATGACAAAACTTGCAATAATACCTTTCACTGTCCTGTTGGAAACTCTGTTCCTCAAGAAACAATTCAG CCAGAACATTAAGCTATCTCTATCAGTCCTGCTGCTTGGAGTCGGCATTGCATCCGTGACCGACCTTCAGCTCAACTTCGTTGGGACGATTCTGTCGCTTCTAGCCATCATAACGACTTGCGTTGGCCAAATT CTCACAAACACAATACAGAAGAGGCTGAACGTTTCGTCAACTCAGCTGCTGTATCAGTCAGCCCCATTCCAAGCAGCTGTGTTGTTTGTATCAGGGCCTTTCTTGGATCAGTGCCTAACTAAGCAGAACGTCTTTGCTTACAAATACTCTCCCATTGTTCTG GGGTTCATAGTCCTTTCATGCTTGATAGCTGTGTTTGTGAACTTCAGCACATTCTTGGTGATTGGGAAGACATCACCAGTGACATATCAGGTTTTGGGACATCTGAAAACATGTCTTGTTCTTGCATTTGGGTACACTCTGCTGCATGATCCCTTCACTACAAGAAACATCATTGGCATACTTATTGCCATTGTTGGGATGGGATTGTATTCTTACTTCTGCACCAATGAAACCAAAAGGAAACAAGATGGAGACATTTCCTCTTTGTCCCAG aTCAAAGAGAGGGATAGTACACCACTGCTGGTGAGCCATCAGGACAAAGAATCCAAAGACTCCCTTGTCTGA